CCGTCTATGGAGGCAGCTTCATAGTAGTCTTTGGAGATGCCTTGCAGAAAAGCCAGATAGAGAACGGCGTGCCACCCGGCACCTGCCCACGCTGCAACAATGATCGTCATTAATTTTGCTAAGTTCGGGTCTGACAGCCAGGGCTGCGGACCGAGATTAAACACTTCTCTAAGCACGGTATTCAGAACACCGGATGAGATAGGGGCCAATATAAATCCCCAAATATACGCTAGCAACAATCCACTCGGGATGGACGGGAAGAAGAATATCGCCCGGTGAATATTTTTGGTGAAGAAGTTCTGATCCAGAATAAGAGCAAGCGGTATCGCAACTAAGGTAATAAGTACCGTACTAGAGATTGCATATAAGAGCGTATAGCTAATCCCGGATACTATAGCATCGTCTTTGAATATTTTTAAATAATTGCTCATCCCGACAAAGTTGTAGTTTTTATTATAACCGTTGAAATCAGTCAAGCTGAAAATGAACGACTTGATTAAGGGATAGATCGTGAACAAGGTATAGAATAGCAGAATCGGAATCAAGAACAGCTGATATTGCAGTTGCTTGAGAAACTTGGGCAAGTGGCCCCTCCTCCTTCCGGGAGCTTCCAGCAGGTTTTATTTGTTATCCATTTCGGCCAGCTTTTTATCCAATGCTTGTGCAATCCCTTCAGGGGTTCCTTTTCCTACAATTAGATCTTGTGAGGAGATCATGAATTGGTTGCGCAGAGCTTCTTGATGTCTCGGCCAGGAAACCATCGGTAAGTAGAACTTGCCTTGAAGGAGACCTTCTTTATAAGCTTTCTCGATTTCAGGACTTACTGTACTTTCATAACCTTTAGCTGTAATGAAGGCACCGCTTCCTTCTTCAAACTTCTTTAAGCCTTCAGGAGAAGCCAAATAGCTCAAGAACGTAAGTGCCTCTTCTTTATATTTGGTCTTGCTGTTAATGGCCAAGCCCACACCAGGAGCACCTGCATAGTAGTTGCCGCCAGGATTCGGTCCGGGAATTGGAGCCATTTCATACTTGAGGTCCGGATTTGCTTCTTTAAAAGTGTTAATATTCCATGGCCCGCCTGTAATCATAGCTACGTTGCCTACGGCAAATTCATTGACGATTTGATCGGCCGTCAGCCCAATCATGTCAGCCGTAAGAATTTTATTATCCACTAGGCCCGACTTCCACAGCTTGAAGGTTTCGGTCCAGGATTGTTCAAAGGTAGCTTTTCCTTCAAAGATTTTGGCATCGATATCCGCGTCCTTTGCAAGCGTCGTATTTGCGAATAATCCGTCATGTATCATCGTCACATCCCCTACGTTATCGTAGTAAGGAATGATACCGGCTTCTTTTAGAGTCAAGCAGGCTGCAATGAACTCATCCCACGTCTCAGGAAAGGTAGTGATACCGGCTTTCGCGAACAAGTCTTTGTTGTACCAGAGCCCGCCGACCCAGCCCGTTTGTGTAAAAGCGTAGGTTTTTCCGTTTTTACTAAGCATCGGTTTATTACCCTCAAGCATCACATCCATGAACGGCTCATTGGTTAAGTCAATCGCATAACCCCCGTCAATAATCTCATTACGGTTCTCGGCAGCGATAATAAAGATATCGGTAGCTGAATGGGACAGCAGCATCGTTTGCAGCTTGGAAATGTAATCTTTAACAGGCGGAGCATGTTGGAAATCGAAGGATATATTAGGATACTTTGCTTGGAAACCTTCCAGCAAAGGAGCCATTTCTTTCTCATTGTTCCACGACAAGATACTAAGCTTTACCTTCTTGCCTGAATTTCCGGAGCCTCCGACATCGCCGCTAGTATTTGTATTTCCGGCATTCGTGGCATTTCCGTTGTTCCCTCCACATGCAGTTAACATAACCGACAAACACAAGATGACAGCTAAAACGATTCCATATGATTTTTTCATACTGGCTAAGCCCCCCAAATCATTTTTGTAAGCACTTACATAACTACATGATATCCCGGAATGGATGTTGAATGAATTCACATCGTTGCATGATTTCTTGTAAATTGTTGCATGATTTTTTTATAAACCGTTTATCTTGTGCGAACTTCTATAGTCTTTGGGAGACATGCCAAAATGCTTCTTGAACGCCCGGCTGAAATAACTGTCATCCAAAAAACCGGTACGCTCAGCGATCTGATTGTTCTTCAAATCCGTTTCTCTCAGTAGCTCGGCTGATTTCTCCATACGGATCCGGGTGACATATTGCCAGTAATTCTCATTAAATTCCTGCTTAAATGTACGGCTGATTTGATACTTGTCCATGTCGAACCGGTCGGCCACATGTTGGAGAGATAGATCCTCCTCATAATGAATATCCACGTAAGCTTTGATGACCCTGATCATTTCCAGAAGTTTCGGTAACGGCAGCTCTTGACAGGAGGACAGCAGCGCAAGGCGTTGTTGCAATAAATTTTCCAGCTCATCTACTTGACGATACAGGTTCATCAATTCTTGTATAGAAGGCAGTTTATTCTGTAACTCTTCACCAGGGGCAGAGATCTCATTCAAATGCAGCAGGTAACGATAGCAGATCAAATATACGGATTCGGGTTTTGGACGTTTAGAGCGGAGCATTTCAAATAATTCACGAATGTCCTTTTCCAATGCCGGTATCGGTAATCCCATCCTAACCTTGTCTTCAAAAGCCTTTTCCCTGCTCTGAAGAAGTTCAAGTGAACCCTCATTGCGATTTCGAATCGCAGCATAAGTATGGATAGCATCCGCTTCAAAAAAAGAGTGCTGTACCGCTTCCCTGCACTCGGCAATACGGGTCAGCAGCAATCCTGCATCAGACTCGATTCCGCTTATCCCTATATTTATCGACTCCATAGGATACCGTTCCTTCCAATGGATGACACTCCCTTTGGTGCATTGCAACAATTCGGCATCTTTAATTCCCGAGTGCAGACCCACCACAATCACATGCTCCTTATGGTGTTTATAAGTCCGTACACTGCATACATGGATGCCCTCCCTCTCCCAAGATTGCTGCTCCCCGTAAAAATGATCGAAGGGAAGACCATCAATCGCCAGGGCTGCGTAAGAGCTAATGCCCAGCTTTTCAAATCCCTCCTGAATGATCTTTACTGCAGTCTCTGGTAATACTCCCGCATACGTTGCTTTGTCCAATTCGTTCTCGATGGATGATAGGATATCCTTACGAGCCTCCTCGATCAGCTCCTCCAGAACCTTCCTTAACTGCTCTGAATCTATAGGCTTCAAGATATATTGAGAAACTCTTAGACGGAGTGCTTCCCGGGCATATTCAAATTGATCATACGCACTCAATATAATGGTTCTCGGCTTCCAGTCCAAAGATTGAATACGCTGCAGGGCTTCAAGTCCGCTTAACAAAGGCATTTGAATATCTATAATCAATAGATCGGGATGGTAGGACTCCACAAGATTAGCTGCTTCTTCCCCGTTGTAAGCATGTTTAATCTGTTTAATTCCGAGAGCCTTCCAATCCATTGTTTTCTCTAGATACTTATGGACCGACATTTGATCATCTGCAATAAGTAGCTTCATAACATCCACTCCATTCTTAGCTTCGGTTATTCCGGGACTATTACATAAACGCAGGTGTAAGAGCCGGGTTCACTCTCAATTCCTATGCCATAAGGATCACCAAACCTCAGCTTAATTCGCTGGTTTACATTGTATAGCCCGATGCTCTCTGACGATAAATCTGTAGAAGAATGCTCCAATCGCTCTGCAAGCTTCTGTCGAAAATCTTCCGTAATCCCCGCTCCGTTGTCCGTTATGGCAACACATACCCCATGTTGAACAAACTTCACACTAATCTTTATGCAGGCTGACTGGGGATTCTCCTTGAAGCCATGAAGTATGGCATTCTCCACCAGCGGCTGAAGCATCAATTTCACGGTTCGGCTGCGCAATACTGCCGGATCTGGAATCTCGTATTGAATGTCGATGGCATGATCATATTTGATGTTCATAATGAACAAATAGTCCCTTACATTGTTGAGCTCTTGTTCCAGTTCTACCGTTTCTTGCGATTGCTTCATGGAATACCGCAGCAGATTGCTCAAAGATAATACCAAGCGGTTGGAATCGTCTGTATTTCCGCAGACAATTTCCGTTTGAAGTGCCTGAAGAGTATTGAATAGAAAGTGGGGGTTAATTTGCGATTGAAGAGATTTCAATTCCGCCTCTTTCATCGAAATCTGCGATAGGTAGTTTTGCTTGACCAATCCTTCAATTCTTGCGACAAGCTCTTTGAATTTTTTGCCGATGAGATTGAGCTCCCGGTATATATAGTTTTTGGGGACAACGTAAAGATCATCTTCCCCCATAGTATCCAGTGTAAGCAGCAGTCTTTTGAAGGGTCTTGAGATCGTAACCGTAATCAGAATGGATATGAGGACATTAAAGAGGATACATAAATACATAATTCCCGCCAGATAACTCCTCAGCTGATCCGATTGCGCACGAATTTCCGACATAGGGATGGTGGAGACCATTCGTATACTTGGCGTTGAGGTGGGATGGTAGGTAACCAACTGTTCCTTCCCGGCAATAGTAGTAATCAAGCTGCCGGACTGTCGTTCGGATAGAATCTCAATTCCGGGAAAATCTAACTTGTTGCCGATACTTTCGCTATGCTTATTCACGATAATCGTCCGTTTATCATCTATCATGAAAATATCTTCGTTATCCTGGTAGGCGCTTAATTCGAACAATCCGTTGAACTTATCCAAATCCAGATTAGCTATGACCGCCCCAATGGTCTGACCATTGTACGCTTTGACCGGAAGAGCCACAGAGAGTGTATATTGGTTATAGCTATACACATTACTGGAAGATAAATAATCTTGCTTATGAAGGCCCAGTGTCTTAAATCCTTTGTCAGCCTTCTCGGTTACCGCTGTCTGGAACCAGGTTTGCTCTGTAAACGGGTAGTCCCAACGCAGTAAATTACGGCCGGCAACGTTATTCACGTATCCGTTTTTCCCCAAGATAAGAACGTCACTTATTAAGCTTTGATAGGCAGTGATCCCGTAAGCTAAATCGGCAATGTTGCGCTCATGCTGAATAAGCTCGTCGGCACCTGGTGTCCAACCGGATTTCATTAGCGCGATAACCGAGTAATGTCCAGCTAAAGGTACTAAAGGCCGCTTAGCCTCTTCGAGATTAAAATTAAATAATTGTGCAGCCTGTTCCATTACCTTGTAACTGGAGGCTGCAGCTTGGTCTGTGATGGTGGCGGTAGAATCCCGGATAGAGAAATAACCCAGTAGAAAAACAAGGAGAATGTTGATAAAAAGGTAGGAAAGAAAGATGGTTCGGGTAATCGTACGGCGGAATAAGGTTTGTTTAAGGATCGTGATTATTTTGATCAAAAACATCATCCTTTCTTACCTTTATAGTGAACTTTTGTTTTTGATAGTTTAACAAAACAGGCTGCCCAATCATAGACGGGGCAGCCTGGAATATATTTACTCACTCTCTGTATAGGGACGCCACATAGGATTACCTGGCAGAGGACAATATTTCTCTTTCAGCTTGGCGGTGATTCGCACGATACATCCACATAGAGAGCATGTATACCCGCCTACCAGCTTAGGGCATTCCTTACAATGGAGTAATCGTTCCTCGTAGATCGCGTCAGGAACAGAATGCGCCGCGTTGTTGAACATAGGTGAAGACAGAACTCGGTTGATTTGCACTTCTGTTACTTGATAATCATCCCGACATCCTTTGCAAGACCGATTATTGTTCATACCTTTGACCTTCTATTCCGCAGTTAATTCGAGAACCGTAACAGACATTGCTGGAAGCTCCAATGTCAGCATTGTATCCTCCAAAGAAAATGATGTGAATTCGGAAGGTGCCACGCGGTCAGGATTATCGAAGGTGTTATGTCCGTCTG
Above is a window of Paenibacillus wynnii DNA encoding:
- a CDS encoding carbohydrate ABC transporter permease, which translates into the protein MPKFLKQLQYQLFLIPILLFYTLFTIYPLIKSFIFSLTDFNGYNKNYNFVGMSNYLKIFKDDAIVSGISYTLLYAISSTVLITLVAIPLALILDQNFFTKNIHRAIFFFPSIPSGLLLAYIWGFILAPISSGVLNTVLREVFNLGPQPWLSDPNLAKLMTIIVAAWAGAGWHAVLYLAFLQGISKDYYEAASIDGAGRWGQIRHITLPLLAPAMTVSIMLLLTGGLKVFEIPFALTRGGPGFETHTITQVIVLRGISEVQYGLASAMSIVFFLIVLVITFFQVSWMQKREERVL
- a CDS encoding ABC transporter substrate-binding protein, whose protein sequence is MKKSYGIVLAVILCLSVMLTACGGNNGNATNAGNTNTSGDVGGSGNSGKKVKLSILSWNNEKEMAPLLEGFQAKYPNISFDFQHAPPVKDYISKLQTMLLSHSATDIFIIAAENRNEIIDGGYAIDLTNEPFMDVMLEGNKPMLSKNGKTYAFTQTGWVGGLWYNKDLFAKAGITTFPETWDEFIAACLTLKEAGIIPYYDNVGDVTMIHDGLFANTTLAKDADIDAKIFEGKATFEQSWTETFKLWKSGLVDNKILTADMIGLTADQIVNEFAVGNVAMITGGPWNINTFKEANPDLKYEMAPIPGPNPGGNYYAGAPGVGLAINSKTKYKEEALTFLSYLASPEGLKKFEEGSGAFITAKGYESTVSPEIEKAYKEGLLQGKFYLPMVSWPRHQEALRNQFMISSQDLIVGKGTPEGIAQALDKKLAEMDNK
- a CDS encoding response regulator gives rise to the protein MKLLIADDQMSVHKYLEKTMDWKALGIKQIKHAYNGEEAANLVESYHPDLLIIDIQMPLLSGLEALQRIQSLDWKPRTIILSAYDQFEYAREALRLRVSQYILKPIDSEQLRKVLEELIEEARKDILSSIENELDKATYAGVLPETAVKIIQEGFEKLGISSYAALAIDGLPFDHFYGEQQSWEREGIHVCSVRTYKHHKEHVIVVGLHSGIKDAELLQCTKGSVIHWKERYPMESINIGISGIESDAGLLLTRIAECREAVQHSFFEADAIHTYAAIRNRNEGSLELLQSREKAFEDKVRMGLPIPALEKDIRELFEMLRSKRPKPESVYLICYRYLLHLNEISAPGEELQNKLPSIQELMNLYRQVDELENLLQQRLALLSSCQELPLPKLLEMIRVIKAYVDIHYEEDLSLQHVADRFDMDKYQISRTFKQEFNENYWQYVTRIRMEKSAELLRETDLKNNQIAERTGFLDDSYFSRAFKKHFGMSPKDYRSSHKINGL
- a CDS encoding cache domain-containing sensor histidine kinase; this encodes MFLIKIITILKQTLFRRTITRTIFLSYLFINILLVFLLGYFSIRDSTATITDQAAASSYKVMEQAAQLFNFNLEEAKRPLVPLAGHYSVIALMKSGWTPGADELIQHERNIADLAYGITAYQSLISDVLILGKNGYVNNVAGRNLLRWDYPFTEQTWFQTAVTEKADKGFKTLGLHKQDYLSSSNVYSYNQYTLSVALPVKAYNGQTIGAVIANLDLDKFNGLFELSAYQDNEDIFMIDDKRTIIVNKHSESIGNKLDFPGIEILSERQSGSLITTIAGKEQLVTYHPTSTPSIRMVSTIPMSEIRAQSDQLRSYLAGIMYLCILFNVLISILITVTISRPFKRLLLTLDTMGEDDLYVVPKNYIYRELNLIGKKFKELVARIEGLVKQNYLSQISMKEAELKSLQSQINPHFLFNTLQALQTEIVCGNTDDSNRLVLSLSNLLRYSMKQSQETVELEQELNNVRDYLFIMNIKYDHAIDIQYEIPDPAVLRSRTVKLMLQPLVENAILHGFKENPQSACIKISVKFVQHGVCVAITDNGAGITEDFRQKLAERLEHSSTDLSSESIGLYNVNQRIKLRFGDPYGIGIESEPGSYTCVYVIVPE
- a CDS encoding DUF6171 family protein; translated protein: MNNNRSCKGCRDDYQVTEVQINRVLSSPMFNNAAHSVPDAIYEERLLHCKECPKLVGGYTCSLCGCIVRITAKLKEKYCPLPGNPMWRPYTESE